A genomic window from Deltaproteobacteria bacterium includes:
- the plsX gene encoding phosphate acyltransferase PlsX — protein MGGDHAPDEVVKGVAQVSLATDIECLLVGDERRIQSVLEGVSYNPEHIAILHATDAIGMADEPRQAVKRRDASLVVGVRAVAEGRAQALVSAGNTGACVLACARHFRLLRGVRRAALASVYPRQREHGGQDPLALLLDVGATVRCEAEELVHFALMGSVYARRVSKVASPAIGLLNMNMGSEEMKGGEVLVEAHRRLRQLPVVNFVGNVEGNDLVRGRADVIVCEGLLGNVALKLIEGVSEVLYDVTGRAGERRVAWRLGLRLLSRGSERARALTDYTQYGGSPILGFEHVFIKCRGRSGARAVANAVKVAAKAVRDHVPREIADALAAAR, from the coding sequence ATGGGCGGCGACCACGCGCCGGACGAGGTCGTGAAGGGCGTCGCCCAGGTCTCGCTCGCGACCGACATCGAGTGCCTGCTGGTGGGCGACGAGCGCCGCATCCAGAGCGTGCTCGAGGGGGTCTCCTACAACCCCGAGCACATCGCCATCCTGCACGCGACCGACGCGATCGGCATGGCCGATGAGCCGCGCCAGGCGGTCAAGCGGCGCGACGCCTCGCTGGTGGTGGGCGTGCGCGCCGTCGCCGAGGGGCGGGCCCAGGCCCTCGTCTCGGCGGGCAACACCGGCGCCTGCGTGCTCGCCTGCGCCAGGCACTTCCGCCTCCTGCGGGGCGTCCGGCGCGCGGCGCTGGCGAGCGTCTACCCGCGCCAGCGCGAGCACGGCGGCCAGGACCCGCTGGCGCTCCTCCTCGACGTGGGCGCCACGGTGCGGTGCGAGGCGGAGGAGCTGGTGCACTTCGCGCTCATGGGGAGCGTCTACGCGCGCCGCGTCTCCAAGGTCGCGAGCCCCGCGATCGGCCTCCTCAACATGAACATGGGGAGCGAGGAGATGAAGGGAGGCGAGGTGCTGGTCGAAGCGCACCGCCGCCTGCGCCAGCTCCCGGTGGTCAACTTCGTCGGCAACGTCGAGGGCAACGACCTGGTGCGTGGGCGCGCCGACGTGATCGTGTGCGAGGGCCTGCTCGGCAACGTCGCCTTGAAGCTCATCGAGGGCGTCTCCGAGGTGCTCTACGACGTCACCGGCCGGGCCGGCGAACGGCGGGTGGCGTGGCGGCTCGGCCTCCGCCTCCTCTCGCGCGGCAGCGAGCGCGCGCGGGCGCTCACCGACTACACGCAGTACGGCGGCTCGCCGATCCTGGGCTTCGAGCACGTCTTCATCAAGTGCCGCGGGCGCTCGGGCGCGCGCGCCGTCGCGAACGCGGTCAAGGTGGCGGCCAAGGCGGTGCGCGACCACGTGCCGCGCGAGATCGCCGACGCGCTGGCGGCGGCGCGATGA
- a CDS encoding glutaredoxin family protein, with translation MIQLTLYTRAECPLCHEMRAVVERVARDVPLALELVDVDTDPTLAAAYGDEVPVLAINGRKAFTARVDPAALRACLARERS, from the coding sequence ATGATCCAGCTCACGCTCTACACCCGGGCCGAGTGCCCGCTCTGCCACGAGATGCGCGCCGTCGTAGAGCGAGTCGCGCGCGACGTCCCGCTCGCCCTCGAGCTGGTCGACGTCGACACGGATCCGACCCTCGCGGCCGCGTACGGAGACGAGGTCCCGGTGCTGGCGATCAACGGACGGAAGGCGTTCACGGCGCGCGTCGATCCGGCCGCGCTGCGCGCGTGCCTGGCGCGGGAGCGCTCCTAG
- the rplU gene encoding 50S ribosomal protein L21 gives MAYAVIRTGGKQYRVAAGDVLRVERLAGEVGAPVEFTEVLLTAGDGAVRVGTPLVEGVCVRAQILAQGRARKILVFKKKRRKNYRRRRGHRQSITTVRVTEIA, from the coding sequence ATGGCCTACGCCGTCATTCGTACCGGAGGAAAGCAGTACCGCGTGGCAGCCGGCGACGTGCTGCGCGTCGAGCGGCTGGCGGGTGAGGTGGGCGCGCCGGTCGAGTTCACCGAGGTGCTGCTCACCGCCGGCGACGGGGCGGTGCGCGTCGGCACCCCGCTGGTCGAGGGCGTGTGCGTGCGCGCCCAGATCCTCGCGCAGGGGCGCGCGCGGAAGATCCTCGTCTTCAAGAAGAAGCGGCGGAAGAACTACCGCCGGCGCCGCGGCCACCGGCAGTCGATCACGACGGTGCGCGTGACGGAGATCGCGTAA
- a CDS encoding 50S ribosomal protein L27, with protein MAHKKGQGSTRNGRDSAGQRRGVKIFAGQRVWAGNILVRQCGTRVHPGPNVGMGRDFTLFALCDGTVLYERLGKDRRRARIVPASQA; from the coding sequence ATGGCGCACAAGAAGGGTCAGGGCAGCACCCGCAACGGGCGCGACAGCGCCGGGCAGCGGCGCGGGGTCAAGATCTTCGCCGGCCAGCGCGTGTGGGCCGGCAACATCCTCGTCCGTCAGTGCGGTACGCGCGTGCACCCGGGGCCGAACGTGGGCATGGGGCGGGACTTCACGCTCTTCGCGCTCTGCGACGGCACCGTGCTCTACGAGCGGCTCGGCAAGGACCGGCGCCGGGCGCGCATCGTCCCGGCGTCGCAGGCCTGA
- a CDS encoding prolyl 4-hydroxylase subunit alpha, with the protein MARRSIQERLARLDWEAIARSLDERGCATTPALLDAGECTALGRLWADERRFRSRIDMARLRFGVGEYKYFAAPLPPLVATLRAHLYRHLAPIANRWMEAMDVAERFPPDLGAYLARCAAHGQTRPTPLLLRYTAGGYNCLHQDLYGALAFPLQLTCVLGRRGRDYAGGELLLVEQRPRAQSRAEVVVLERGEAVIFPNRHRPVAGARGTYRVTVRHGVSRVTAGERLSLGIIFHDAE; encoded by the coding sequence ATCGCCCGGCGGTCCATCCAGGAGCGGCTCGCGCGTCTCGACTGGGAGGCGATCGCGCGGAGCCTCGACGAACGCGGCTGCGCGACCACGCCCGCGCTGCTCGACGCCGGGGAGTGCACCGCCCTCGGCCGCCTGTGGGCCGACGAGCGCCGCTTCCGGAGCCGCATCGACATGGCGCGCCTGCGCTTCGGCGTGGGCGAGTATAAGTACTTCGCCGCGCCGCTGCCGCCGCTGGTCGCGACGCTGCGCGCTCATCTCTACCGGCACCTGGCGCCCATCGCCAACCGCTGGATGGAAGCGATGGACGTAGCGGAGCGTTTTCCGCCCGACCTCGGCGCCTATCTCGCGCGCTGCGCGGCCCACGGGCAGACACGGCCCACCCCGCTCCTCCTCCGCTACACGGCCGGCGGCTACAACTGCCTGCACCAGGACCTCTACGGCGCGCTCGCCTTTCCGCTCCAGCTCACCTGCGTGCTCGGCCGCCGGGGCAGGGACTACGCGGGTGGCGAGCTCCTGCTCGTCGAGCAGCGGCCGCGCGCGCAGTCGCGCGCCGAGGTCGTCGTCCTCGAGCGCGGCGAGGCGGTCATCTTCCCGAACCGCCACCGGCCGGTGGCGGGCGCGCGCGGCACCTACCGCGTGACGGTGCGCCACGGCGTCAGCCGGGTGACCGCCGGCGAGCGCCTGAGCCTCGGCATCATCTTCCACGACGCCGAGTGA
- a CDS encoding FAD-dependent oxidoreductase, giving the protein MAHAVIVGAGPAGASLAYLLARRGVGVTLLERQTDFAREFRGEGLMPSGVEALRAMGLGAALDALPQTHIQAVEIFRGSRRLVRIEPRDLGAPGPRIVSQPALLEMLVAEAARFPSFRLERGVTVRDLVREAERVAGVRADTPAGSREVRGDLVIGTDGRASVLRARAGLRARHAEQAFDVVWCKVPQPAFLDRGTARAYLGHRHFALLFPSYDGRLQIGWIIDKGSFGDLRRRGIEGWIAEMARHVSPDLAAHLRAVGGAITHPFLLDVVCDRLERWWLPGLLLLGDAAHPMSPVGAQGINIALRDALVAANHLGPALAGGAAPAALDAAAGRVAAEREPEVAEIQRLQQGPPRLLFGPAWRSDLLLGALLPLLARLGIVTRVAGSVFRRFANGVTTVRLAA; this is encoded by the coding sequence GTGGCCCACGCGGTGATCGTCGGCGCCGGCCCGGCCGGCGCTTCGCTCGCCTACCTCCTCGCCCGCCGCGGCGTCGGCGTGACGCTCCTCGAGCGGCAGACCGACTTCGCACGCGAGTTCCGAGGCGAGGGGCTCATGCCGAGCGGCGTCGAGGCCCTGCGCGCGATGGGCCTCGGCGCCGCGCTCGACGCCCTCCCCCAGACCCACATCCAGGCGGTCGAGATCTTCCGCGGCAGCCGCCGGCTCGTCCGCATCGAGCCGCGGGACCTGGGCGCGCCGGGGCCGCGCATCGTCTCCCAGCCCGCGCTCCTCGAGATGCTGGTGGCGGAGGCCGCACGCTTCCCGAGCTTCCGGCTCGAGCGCGGGGTCACGGTGCGCGACCTCGTCCGCGAGGCCGAGCGCGTGGCCGGCGTGCGGGCCGACACCCCCGCGGGCAGCCGCGAGGTGCGCGGCGACCTCGTGATCGGGACCGACGGCCGCGCCTCCGTCCTGCGCGCGCGCGCCGGCCTGCGCGCGCGGCACGCCGAGCAGGCGTTCGACGTCGTCTGGTGCAAGGTTCCCCAGCCGGCCTTCCTCGACCGCGGCACCGCGCGCGCCTACCTCGGCCACCGCCACTTCGCCCTCCTCTTCCCCTCCTACGACGGCCGCCTCCAGATCGGCTGGATCATCGACAAGGGCTCGTTCGGCGATCTCCGCCGCCGCGGCATCGAGGGCTGGATCGCGGAGATGGCGCGCCACGTCTCGCCCGACCTGGCCGCGCATCTGCGCGCCGTGGGGGGCGCCATCACGCATCCCTTCCTCCTCGACGTCGTCTGCGACCGGCTCGAGCGCTGGTGGCTCCCGGGGCTTCTCCTCCTCGGCGACGCGGCCCATCCCATGTCGCCGGTCGGCGCCCAGGGCATCAACATCGCTCTGCGCGACGCGCTGGTGGCCGCGAACCACCTCGGCCCGGCGCTGGCCGGCGGCGCGGCGCCCGCCGCGCTCGACGCGGCCGCGGGGCGCGTGGCGGCGGAGCGGGAGCCCGAGGTGGCCGAGATCCAGCGCCTGCAGCAGGGCCCGCCGCGGCTCCTCTTCGGCCCCGCGTGGCGGAGCGATCTCCTCCTGGGCGCGCTCCTCCCGCTGCTCGCCCGCCTGGGGATCGTGACGCGCGTCGCCGGCTCGGTCTTCCGCCGCTTCGCCAACGGCGTCACCACCGTGCGGCTGGCGGCGTAG
- a CDS encoding alpha/beta hydrolase, whose product MLAARLETFLQTHRRARPPSAADVRFVELREATLRVRVAGEGTAAVVIVPDPPNVIEHYDGLIALLAPHARVVCCEAPGFGFSRPAPGFDFGLASQAATMAALLARLALGPYVLAFPCFAGLVAAKLASDRPELVRGLCFVQTAAWSEELGWVRRIDRRGLMQTPWLGQLATSLGKRRVARAWYRAALPPGADPAPFLAPALAAFERGGAYCLASAFQAACRTPAPRLGPVRQPALVVWGGADRTHRRTDKRSILAYAPHADWAEFEGAGHFPDLEQPERFRDEVLHFLAR is encoded by the coding sequence GTGCTCGCCGCGCGACTCGAGACCTTCCTGCAGACTCACCGGCGCGCACGACCGCCGAGCGCGGCCGACGTCCGCTTCGTCGAGCTGCGCGAGGCGACGCTGCGCGTGCGCGTGGCGGGCGAGGGCACCGCCGCGGTCGTGATCGTGCCCGACCCGCCGAACGTGATCGAGCACTACGACGGCCTGATCGCGCTCCTCGCGCCGCACGCGCGCGTCGTCTGCTGCGAGGCGCCCGGGTTCGGCTTCTCCCGGCCGGCGCCCGGCTTCGACTTCGGCCTGGCGAGCCAGGCGGCGACCATGGCCGCCCTGCTCGCGCGGCTCGCGCTCGGCCCCTACGTCCTCGCCTTCCCGTGCTTCGCGGGGCTGGTCGCCGCGAAGCTCGCGAGCGACCGCCCGGAGCTGGTGCGCGGGCTCTGCTTCGTGCAGACGGCCGCGTGGTCCGAGGAGCTCGGCTGGGTGCGCCGCATCGATCGGCGCGGGCTCATGCAGACGCCGTGGCTCGGGCAGCTGGCGACGTCGCTCGGCAAGCGGCGCGTGGCGCGCGCGTGGTATCGGGCGGCGCTGCCGCCGGGCGCGGACCCCGCACCGTTCCTCGCGCCGGCACTGGCGGCGTTCGAGCGGGGCGGCGCCTACTGCCTCGCCTCGGCCTTCCAGGCCGCGTGCCGCACGCCGGCGCCGCGGCTCGGCCCCGTCCGCCAGCCCGCGCTCGTGGTCTGGGGCGGCGCGGACCGGACCCACCGGCGCACCGACAAGCGCTCGATCCTCGCGTACGCCCCGCACGCGGACTGGGCCGAGTTCGAGGGCGCCGGCCACTTCCCCGACCTGGAGCAGCCCGAGCGCTTCCGCGACGAGGTGCTGCACTTCCTCGCGCGCTAG
- the obgE gene encoding GTPase ObgE has product MKFVDEVLIRVAAGDGGRGCVSFRREKYVPRGGPNGGDGGDGGDVVLAVDPGLSTLVDLSYPQHLRAGRGEHGRGKDQDGARGADLVLRVPPGTLVYDAETDELRADLRATGERAVVARGGRGGRGNMHFATPTNRAPRHAEPGTPGERRALRLELRVLADAGLLGFPNAGKSTLVRAVSAARPRVADYPFTTLVPHLGVVKLDAEWGFVLADVPGLIEGAHAGHGLGTRFLRHLSRTAVLVHLLDVSGLTGRDPLADFEALNRELRLASPELAQKPQIVVAGKLDLAETRARLPAARRAFAARGIELHAVSGATGEGGAALMRVVGSAVRAARAAAPVAMPAAAPA; this is encoded by the coding sequence ATGAAGTTCGTCGACGAGGTGCTGATCCGCGTCGCGGCGGGCGACGGGGGCCGCGGCTGCGTCAGCTTCCGGCGCGAGAAATACGTGCCGCGCGGCGGCCCGAACGGCGGCGACGGGGGCGACGGCGGGGACGTCGTGCTCGCCGTCGACCCCGGCCTCTCGACGCTCGTGGACCTCTCCTACCCGCAGCACCTGCGCGCCGGGCGCGGCGAGCACGGGCGGGGCAAGGACCAGGACGGCGCGCGCGGCGCGGACCTCGTGCTGCGCGTGCCGCCCGGGACGCTGGTCTACGATGCGGAGACGGACGAGCTGCGCGCCGATCTGCGCGCCACGGGCGAGCGCGCGGTGGTCGCGCGCGGCGGCCGCGGCGGGCGCGGCAACATGCACTTCGCCACCCCCACCAACCGCGCCCCGCGCCACGCCGAGCCCGGGACGCCGGGCGAGCGGCGTGCGCTCCGGCTCGAGCTGCGCGTGCTCGCCGACGCGGGGCTGCTCGGCTTCCCCAACGCCGGCAAGTCGACCCTCGTCCGCGCCGTCTCCGCGGCCCGCCCGCGCGTCGCCGACTACCCCTTCACGACCCTCGTGCCGCACCTGGGCGTGGTCAAGCTCGACGCGGAATGGGGCTTCGTGCTCGCCGACGTGCCCGGGCTGATCGAGGGCGCGCACGCCGGGCACGGCCTCGGCACCCGCTTCCTCCGTCACCTCTCGCGCACCGCCGTCCTCGTGCACCTGCTCGACGTGTCGGGACTCACCGGTCGCGATCCCCTCGCCGACTTCGAGGCGCTGAACCGCGAGCTCCGGCTGGCGAGCCCGGAGCTCGCGCAGAAGCCGCAGATCGTGGTCGCCGGAAAGCTCGACCTGGCCGAGACGCGCGCGCGCCTCCCCGCGGCCCGCCGGGCCTTCGCCGCGCGCGGTATCGAGCTGCACGCCGTCTCGGGCGCCACCGGTGAGGGCGGGGCCGCGCTCATGCGCGTCGTGGGAAGCGCCGTGCGCGCGGCGCGCGCGGCGGCGCCGGTCGCCATGCCGGCGGCAGCGCCCGCATGA
- the proB gene encoding glutamate 5-kinase, with translation MSALATDDQHAHKARLLRRAKRAVVKIGSNVLAGTGGLRRERVRALAAEIAALADAGRQIVVVSSGAVAAGAVRLGGAGPRRNRIDWRQAAAAVGQIGLMAAYERAFAAHDRQVAQVLLTHADLADRRRYLNARHTLRTLLDLGIVPVVNENDTVAVEELAFGDNDNLSALTASLVEADLLVILSDVEGLHARDPRLDPGAPLVRVARAQDASVTRAAGPAQSGVGTGGMASKLAAARQAAAAGIPTLIADGTREGVLAAIFDPAAETGTLLLADGDRLAHRKHWIAYALKPAGALHLDAGAERALAKGGRSLLPSGVRAVAGGFGVGDCVRCLGPDGREFARGLVNYGAAELEKIKGAHTRDIERLLGYKGSDEVIHRDDLVLLGAAAAES, from the coding sequence ATGAGCGCGCTCGCCACCGACGACCAGCACGCCCACAAGGCGCGCCTCCTCCGCCGCGCGAAGCGGGCGGTGGTGAAGATCGGGAGCAACGTGCTCGCCGGGACGGGCGGCCTCCGCCGTGAGCGCGTGCGTGCGCTGGCGGCGGAGATCGCAGCGCTGGCGGACGCCGGCCGGCAGATCGTGGTCGTGAGCTCGGGCGCGGTGGCGGCCGGGGCGGTACGCCTCGGGGGCGCGGGCCCGAGGCGCAACCGCATCGACTGGCGTCAGGCGGCGGCGGCGGTGGGGCAGATCGGCCTCATGGCCGCCTACGAGCGCGCCTTCGCCGCGCACGACCGGCAGGTGGCGCAGGTGCTGCTCACGCACGCCGACCTGGCCGACCGCCGCCGCTACCTGAACGCCCGGCACACGCTGCGCACGCTCCTCGACCTCGGCATCGTGCCGGTCGTCAACGAGAACGACACGGTGGCGGTCGAGGAACTCGCCTTCGGCGACAACGACAACCTCTCGGCGCTCACCGCCTCGCTCGTCGAGGCCGACCTGCTCGTCATCCTGAGCGACGTCGAGGGCCTGCACGCGCGCGATCCCCGCCTCGACCCCGGCGCCCCGCTCGTGCGCGTGGCGCGCGCCCAGGACGCGAGCGTGACGCGCGCCGCCGGGCCCGCGCAGAGCGGCGTCGGGACGGGGGGCATGGCCTCCAAGCTCGCCGCGGCGCGCCAGGCGGCCGCCGCCGGCATTCCGACCCTGATCGCCGACGGCACCCGCGAGGGCGTGCTGGCCGCGATCTTCGATCCCGCCGCGGAGACGGGCACGCTGCTCCTCGCCGACGGCGATCGGCTCGCGCACCGCAAGCACTGGATCGCTTACGCCCTCAAGCCCGCCGGCGCCCTCCACCTCGATGCGGGCGCCGAGCGTGCGCTCGCGAAGGGCGGCCGGAGCCTGCTGCCCTCGGGCGTACGCGCGGTCGCCGGCGGCTTCGGGGTGGGGGACTGCGTGCGCTGCCTCGGTCCCGACGGGCGCGAGTTCGCCCGCGGCCTCGTCAATTACGGCGCGGCCGAGCTCGAGAAGATCAAGGGCGCGCACACGCGCGACATCGAGCGCCTGCTCGGCTACAAGGGCAGCGACGAGGTCATCCACCGCGACGACCTCGTGCTGCTCGGAGCGGCGGCCGCCGAGAGCTGA
- a CDS encoding glutamate-5-semialdehyde dehydrogenase, translating to MQAIEAARMVDALSGDARGAARVLAGASRAAKDAALRGAAARLRRDDPAILCANADDVARARAAGESAAFVDRLTLTPARIDAMARGLEEIAALPDPVGETIAAWRRPNGLEIAQVRVPIGVVLSIYESRPNVTADSAALCLKTANAALLKGGSEAQATNRAIAAAVRAEVEAAGLPGAAVQLVEGGREVTRGLLKRDDRIDVVIARGGETLKHTILEESRIPVIKHFEGICHLYVDESADLAMAERICLNAKVERPSVCNAIENLLVHEAVAPRFLPRIAAALRARSCELRGDAASRAIVADLKPATDADWDTEYLDLILSVALVPSLDAALAFIARHSTGLAEAIVTEDYRVARRFLAEVDAAAVFVNASTRFTDGYEFGFGAEVGISTNRLHARGPMGLRELTTYKYQVQGSGQIRA from the coding sequence ATGCAGGCGATCGAGGCCGCACGCATGGTGGACGCGCTCTCGGGTGACGCGCGCGGCGCCGCGCGCGTGCTCGCCGGCGCGTCCAGGGCGGCCAAGGACGCCGCGCTGCGCGGCGCCGCGGCGCGGCTGCGCCGCGACGACCCCGCGATCCTCTGCGCCAACGCGGACGACGTCGCCCGCGCGCGCGCCGCAGGCGAGAGCGCGGCCTTCGTCGATCGCCTGACGCTCACGCCGGCGCGCATCGACGCCATGGCGCGCGGCCTCGAGGAGATCGCCGCCCTCCCCGACCCCGTCGGCGAGACGATCGCCGCCTGGCGGCGGCCGAACGGGCTCGAGATCGCGCAGGTGCGCGTGCCGATCGGCGTCGTGCTCTCGATCTACGAGTCGCGCCCGAACGTGACCGCCGACTCGGCGGCCCTCTGTCTCAAGACAGCCAACGCCGCGCTCCTGAAGGGCGGCTCCGAGGCGCAGGCGACGAACCGCGCGATCGCGGCGGCGGTTCGCGCCGAGGTCGAGGCCGCCGGGCTGCCCGGCGCGGCCGTGCAGCTGGTCGAGGGCGGACGCGAGGTGACGCGCGGGCTGCTCAAACGCGACGACCGTATCGACGTCGTCATCGCGCGGGGCGGCGAGACGCTCAAGCACACGATCCTCGAGGAGAGCCGCATCCCGGTGATCAAGCACTTCGAGGGCATCTGCCACCTCTACGTGGACGAGAGCGCCGACCTCGCCATGGCCGAGCGCATCTGTCTCAACGCGAAGGTCGAGCGGCCGAGCGTGTGCAACGCGATCGAGAACCTGCTCGTGCACGAGGCGGTCGCGCCGCGCTTCCTGCCGCGCATCGCGGCGGCGCTCCGCGCCCGCAGCTGCGAGCTCCGCGGCGACGCGGCGAGCCGCGCCATCGTCGCCGACCTGAAACCCGCCACCGACGCCGACTGGGACACCGAGTACCTGGACCTGATCCTGAGCGTCGCGCTCGTGCCCTCGCTCGACGCCGCCCTCGCCTTCATCGCGCGCCACTCGACGGGCCTCGCCGAGGCGATCGTCACCGAGGACTACCGCGTCGCGCGCCGCTTCCTCGCCGAGGTCGACGCCGCGGCGGTGTTCGTGAACGCCTCCACCCGCTTCACCGACGGCTACGAGTTCGGCTTCGGGGCCGAGGTCGGCATCAGCACGAACCGCCTGCACGCGCGCGGGCCGATGGGCCTGCGCGAGCTCACCACCTACAAGTACCAGGTGCAGGGCAGCGGCCAGATCCGCGCGTGA
- the nadD gene encoding nicotinate-nucleotide adenylyltransferase, with amino-acid sequence MGIFGGTFDPIHLGHLRAAEEVREAERLDEMWLVPAALPPHKEGEALAGAADRLRMVELAVAGVPGFRVSRLELDRPGPSYSVDTLRAVRAQVGAPSRLVFALGLDAFRDFHLWKEHAALFALADVIVVTRPPAPARLTADEIPLAAREAFWYDSGSGVFHHQSGRVLRLQHITALDISAARIRANVAAGRSIRFLVPPLVEAYIAEHRLYREEDARR; translated from the coding sequence ATCGGCATCTTCGGCGGGACGTTCGACCCGATCCATCTCGGGCACCTGCGCGCCGCGGAGGAGGTGCGCGAGGCGGAGCGCCTGGACGAGATGTGGCTCGTCCCCGCCGCGCTCCCCCCCCACAAGGAGGGCGAGGCGCTCGCCGGGGCGGCCGATCGGCTCCGCATGGTCGAGCTCGCCGTGGCCGGCGTGCCCGGCTTCCGCGTTTCGCGCCTCGAGCTCGATCGGCCCGGCCCGTCGTACTCGGTCGACACGCTGCGCGCGGTGCGCGCCCAGGTGGGCGCACCGTCGCGGCTCGTCTTCGCACTCGGCCTCGATGCGTTTCGCGACTTCCACCTCTGGAAGGAGCACGCGGCGCTGTTCGCGCTCGCCGACGTCATCGTCGTGACGCGCCCGCCCGCGCCGGCCCGCCTCACCGCGGATGAAATTCCTCTTGCGGCTCGGGAGGCCTTCTGGTACGACTCGGGCAGTGGGGTTTTCCACCACCAGTCGGGGCGCGTGCTGAGGCTTCAGCACATCACGGCCCTCGACATCTCGGCGGCCAGGATCCGCGCCAACGTCGCCGCCGGCCGCTCGATCCGCTTCCTGGTGCCGCCGCTGGTCGAGGCGTACATCGCCGAGCACCGGCTCTACCGCGAGGAGGACGCCCGGCGTTGA
- the rsfS gene encoding ribosome silencing factor: MTRLGGWEQALECTRAALDHKAYDLVVLETGRLTSIADYFVICSGRSDTQVQAIAQAVEEHLGSLGERPLSVEGLPHAQWVLMDYGDVVVHVFYVPVRRFYDLERLWMRAPRVELPEPFQSQARSQKTGTEGR, translated from the coding sequence TTGACCCGTCTCGGCGGCTGGGAGCAGGCGCTCGAGTGCACCCGCGCCGCTCTCGACCACAAGGCCTACGACCTCGTGGTGCTCGAGACCGGCCGGCTCACGTCGATCGCGGACTACTTCGTCATCTGCAGCGGCCGTTCGGACACCCAGGTGCAGGCGATCGCGCAGGCGGTCGAGGAGCACCTGGGCAGCCTCGGCGAGCGCCCGCTGTCGGTCGAGGGGCTGCCGCACGCGCAGTGGGTGCTGATGGATTACGGCGACGTCGTGGTCCACGTCTTCTACGTGCCGGTGCGGAGATTCTACGACCTCGAGCGCTTGTGGATGCGTGCGCCGCGCGTCGAGTTGCCCGAGCCCTTCCAGAGCCAGGCGCGCAGCCAGAAGACCGGCACCGAAGGGCGCTGA
- a CDS encoding tetratricopeptide repeat protein produces MTRWLWALVGAVVVLGAGYFAFLNPDGVELHLTPARTANLPLAAALLGAFAAGGALVGSFAGVRAGARGWRRWRTAQRARREARRAAVVARAQHLVWAGDYRTARGELLRAEGGAVPSDASRLALLAEAHLYDDDPAGARRLLEEGLQQAGPEPRLLALLAEAAERMGDLGAAADALERTRAAHPESPRLARRLRDVHTAAGRWSEALAVQGEILLRVRDPATLAREEQVLRGLRYQAALAEPEPRRAARLCLAIAREDPGFVPASVSAGDLFERAGRRFTARRVWERGARRRAAVVLLERLERLNTSEGKPERTTRLYRRLGRRHPESAAVALLFARHLIAQGRLDEAEAALNTLPAAAAGHRLVHVLWAEAHRQRGNSSLAAETYARAFGADLGLVAPFRCAACRREAATWSGYCEECKRWGTFEAEVEQAS; encoded by the coding sequence ATGACGCGCTGGCTCTGGGCGCTGGTCGGCGCGGTGGTGGTCCTCGGCGCCGGCTACTTCGCCTTCCTGAATCCCGACGGGGTCGAGCTCCATCTCACGCCCGCGCGCACGGCGAACCTGCCGCTCGCGGCGGCACTCCTGGGCGCCTTTGCGGCTGGTGGCGCGCTCGTCGGCTCGTTCGCCGGCGTGCGCGCCGGTGCGCGCGGCTGGCGGCGGTGGCGCACGGCGCAGCGGGCGCGGCGCGAGGCGCGGCGCGCGGCCGTGGTGGCGCGCGCGCAGCACCTGGTGTGGGCGGGCGACTACCGGACGGCGCGCGGCGAGCTCCTGCGCGCCGAGGGCGGCGCCGTCCCGAGCGACGCAAGCCGCCTGGCACTCCTGGCCGAGGCCCATCTCTACGACGACGACCCCGCCGGCGCGCGGAGGCTCCTCGAAGAAGGGCTCCAGCAGGCCGGGCCGGAGCCGCGGCTGCTCGCGCTCCTCGCAGAGGCGGCCGAGCGCATGGGCGACCTCGGCGCGGCAGCCGACGCGCTCGAGCGCACGCGGGCCGCCCATCCCGAGAGCCCGCGCCTCGCACGCCGGCTGCGCGACGTCCACACGGCCGCAGGCCGCTGGTCCGAGGCCCTCGCCGTGCAGGGCGAGATCCTGCTCCGCGTCCGCGACCCGGCCACGCTCGCGCGCGAGGAGCAGGTGCTGCGCGGGCTCCGCTACCAGGCGGCGCTGGCCGAGCCCGAGCCGCGGCGGGCGGCACGGCTCTGCCTCGCCATCGCGCGCGAGGATCCGGGCTTCGTGCCCGCGTCGGTAAGCGCCGGCGACCTCTTCGAGCGCGCGGGCCGCCGCTTCACGGCGCGACGGGTGTGGGAGCGCGGCGCGCGGCGGCGGGCGGCGGTGGTCCTGCTCGAGCGCCTCGAGCGTCTGAACACGAGCGAGGGGAAGCCCGAGCGTACGACGCGGCTCTACCGGCGCCTCGGGCGGCGCCATCCGGAGAGCGCGGCCGTCGCGCTCCTCTTCGCGCGCCATCTGATTGCGCAGGGCAGGCTCGATGAGGCCGAAGCGGCGCTGAACACGCTCCCCGCCGCCGCCGCGGGCCATCGCCTCGTGCACGTCCTCTGGGCCGAGGCGCACCGGCAGCGGGGCAACTCGAGCCTCGCGGCCGAGACCTACGCGCGCGCCTTCGGCGCCGACCTGGGCCTGGTGGCGCCGTTCCGCTGCGCCGCCTGCCGGCGCGAGGCGGCGACATGGAGCGGCTACTGCGAGGAGTGCAAGCGCTGGGGGACGTTCGAGGCAGAGGTGGAGCAGGCTTCTTGA